A region of the Strix aluco isolate bStrAlu1 chromosome 9, bStrAlu1.hap1, whole genome shotgun sequence genome:
GATATCAGTTAACTAGAGGTGTAAACAGTCTCGCTGGTCAGCTGACTAAtatagaaagcaaacaaaactgatAATTTAAATATCCCAAGGAAACCAGGTACTAAGTAAATCTAGAGAAACGTGTTAAATTGTGGTTTCAtggaaatttctttttcattttgttggtTACAATGTTTTGGAAGTGAGAGAAAGCGTTGTTTCATTTTTGTGGAAATCCTCAATGTATCATCTTTTTTATatgaattgtgattttttttttttcttacaaatatttaaGTACTTGCCTCTGACTTTCTCATTTCCCTAAATATCCAAAGTAATCGCTATTAATCTGAACAtatgctgtggggttttttttaatatatgtaataAAGAGGTTGAATTACTGCTTTAAGTCTGTAACAAATTCAGGCTTAATAAAATGGCTAATAAACATGGGTGAAATTGAAGCAATATTATATGCATATAATTGTTTACTTCAAAATTATCATCttaaatgtttaatattaatGCATTTCTCAGGAGATGTATATCTAGTTCTGTTTAAGTATATTTAAAGAGTTTTATCTTCACTGTATAAAGTAGTTCCAATAGCAATCTTTGTGTCATCAAGCATACATGCAGagtttactgtggttttgtttaatacttgtaatcttgtttttaaaatgctttaaattttttaaatacagcttttgtcTCATTACACACTGAGATCAAAAAAATCCTGTGTCACTGTTACAGTGTATCACATCAGTTGTTATTATCCCAGATGATGTCTgtcttaaaatagaaaacaaatataaaacagGTTAACAGTAGTAATGAAGTGCCTATAGCAGTTACGTTGTTGTGGAGTATTTCTTCCTGAAATGATTGCAAAAGAAAATCTGGTTGGATGCGGAAATAATATTTAGCAGTCAAAGTTAAACTATATCTTATCTACCAAAGTTAAACTGTATCTTATCTACCACCTATTTTCTTTGCCAGAATTTGGTCCCAGGCTCCATCCTCTAACTGCTGTTACTTTCATGTAGTCCCATCAGAGGACTTCTTTCTTCATATTGCTTTGGTTTATAGGTAAATATGGAAAATACCAAAGTAATTTTCACCCTGCTTTCAGTTCATGTCACTTGCATGACAAGAATAGCTGAGAATTATAATTGTAGAAAAGGTAGAAAGGCTCAAACAGCTGTTAAGACAAATGAGGTATTATGAAAGAGAATGTTAAAATTAAAGCAACTGATATTTGTATGTATCTGTGTATTATAAGTATCTTGTTGATCAGTAATTAGAGGTTCACCTAGAATACAAGGTAATGAATTTTAAGTCCTGCATATTTTCTCTGTGATTTAGAGAAGATTAGCTTAAATCCCAGTCTTTCTATGAGCTTTGCACTAgagaaattttcttctgttccaaATCATACCCTGATATTCCATTAGCATAGTTCTTAAGTACCCATTTTTAGTCTTGAATTTGTTCTCCTCTTGTACatgcaaaataaatcagttttgcttCTCATGCAAACATAGTGTTTTATGAGTAGGTAACACTAACTTAAATAGCCATTATTGACTAATAGATTAATGCTGATCTACTTTTCTCCACTGGTTAATAAATGCTGGGCAGATTTGGATAATTCAGCAAATCTAGCTGGACTCTTCTCTCAAAAGTGACTGGAGTAATGAGTATGTGTCCAAAGATCATAttgtttcactttgctttttatGAAGTTCTGTTCTTTAGAGAAAGTTTAGGTTCTGTAGAAATCGAAAAAGATTCTAATTAACAGAGCAGGATGATTTTTGGACCTGTGAATGTGTCTGTCTTGTGCAGATAACTGTAAACATTAGGTATTTTCTTGATTTGCTTAGACATAAATACATCAATAGCTGGTGTAAGTTTGAGTTCACCCGTGGGTCTCCAGCCACCAGCCATTCGTACAGCTACTGTTTGAGCTGTGATGGCATTCTTGCTAAATGTTAAAAAAGACCCTGCTGAATTTTAGGACCTGCAACTTTTATTACCTCGTTTTTTGCCTTTCTGTACCCAGGATAGTATAGGACTATGTTGCTGTAGGCAtcattttcaggaaaaagctGCCAGCAGAATTCTGCATTTCTTCCTTggacttttttcagttttgcttactCTACAGGCTGCATTATTTAGGCCTTCATGTAACCTTCTCCTACCCTCTTCTTGCATTCACCTGGCAGAATTAGTGATTGGTGTACAAGGAAGCTTTCAAATACTTTAGAGTACATCGTGTTCTTGTGCACACATAGCAGTTTGCAAGGGGTGGCCCTTGCAGTCACAGCTAGAAAAACACTCCTTTAATGTAATTTTGTAGAGTATAAGCATGAGTTATATGTCAAATGGATTCAATGTAGACAGGATTAAGCATGTAAAAACAAGACTACGTCATAGTAGAGTGACAAAAAGCAGCCAAGAAGGGCTTAGCACTTACTGTAGGGAGTCTGAGGTGCCTGTTGTTACTCCTAATGTTTACCATTTGTGATTGAGCTCTTCAGCTTGCtccaagagaaaaggaaacttgAGTTTGACCTCAAGAGTACAGCTTGACCCCATGCTACTGGAAGAATCATGGaactgctcttcctcttcccatAATACCTTCCTTATATTTAAAGAAAGTTTTCGCAGCCAGATCACATGACCCCACAACAGAAGGGGGCTTAGCCTAGTAAGTGCCACACTTACCACAGGGTTTttattctttggggaaaaaaatggggcaCAGACTTCCTGGTAGGCAGCCAGTGAGTGAAGTCAGGTGGAATTTGCCTTCACTCGATTATAATCAGCTTTGTCCCTTCACTGATGCCACCTTCTCATCCTGCCAGCTACGGTCGTAAAGCTCAGCAGGGGAAATAAACTGAGGCTACAATAACATATGGAAGTGTCTTGGCAAGATTTGGCTGGTCATTTGAAGTGTATCTCCTTTTTCTGTGGGTAGGAGATGAAGTCAGAGCTGAATGTTGTTTCATATCTAGGGATTATTATTTTTAGACCCGCAGCAGGTCTTAGCCTCCGCATGTAATGCGCTCAGACACATAAGGCATCAGGGTTTGCACGAAGTGTCTGTGGAGCTCAGTCATGGATGTTGAATATAACTTGAGTTTTGGAAGCATGGATGCTCAAACCACTGAATTGTGGGATAATTTAAAGCTCAATGACTCGTGTCAGTCTATGTCAACTTCTGTTTCAGGCATGGCAGATTTGTGATAAAAGCTTTTTATAAAACCAGATCCCAACTTACGTAATTCTTAGTCCGTTGGTGTTCCGTGTGTCGAGGGGGGGAGATACAGGCCATCCTATTAACTGTGGCCAGAGTGCCACTGTGTTTGGAGTGTGCATGTATTGCAGACAGGAACCTTTGCATGTTCTCTGCATATAGATGAAATCTTGGTTCATTTAAAGGTTATCATGGCCCATTctgaaaaccagcagctgaaCTACGTGTATTTGGTGCTGCCAGTGAGAAGGTTTGCCTAGGATGTCATCCCTCAGCTATACATAGCAACCTCAAAGCTCCTTATAGAGAAACCTCTTACCAGTCACTTTCCACAAATGGTGCATATACCTAAAGGTACTTAGTGAAAATCCTTCAGAGGTATTTAATGCAAAAGCAGTTAGTCTCCCTGGTGTTTTTCAGAAGCCCCCACACACTGCTAGCAGGCAGAAGTGCAGGGCACCTACAGCACAGCACTTGGGAGAGTTACTCATTTTGTCTCAACCACGCTCTGCCACCCCAAGAGCTTGCCAACATGTGTGACATGGGGGGGCTTGACAACCTGATTGCCAACACAGCCTATCTGCAGGCAAGGAAGAGTGCAGATGGAGACACCAAGGAGATGCAAAGGAGACGTAAGAGCCTCTCACTGCCCAGGGTTGATCAATGCAGCGAGATTAGACAGTCCATTGCTGCTGATTATGATAGCATCTGTGAGCAGCAGCCCATTGGCAAGAAATTATTCAGAGAGTTCTTGGAGACAGTGCCAGAACATTTGGTAGCTAGGGACTTCCTGGATGAAGTGTCACAGTGGGAGTTGGCAGAGGACAGTGTCAAGAGCAGTACCATGGAGAATATGATCACCAATTTTCTTAAGGCAGGCTCCAAAAACTATCTGGCTTTCATGAGCTCTGACTTGGCCAGCAAATGCGAGGCAGCTACTGTGGAAGACTATGACAGTGTCATGCAGCTGGCCAAGGAGGAAGCCAAACTCTTCCTTAAAGGCAACCCCTTCCAGGACTTCCAGAACAGCTCCTTCTATGACAGATTCCTCCAATGGAAAGTTTTTGAGAAGCAGCCGATAACTGAAAAGTACTTTTATGAATACCGAGTGCTGGGCAAAGGTGGCTTTGGAGAGGTAAGAGCTGTATTTTTAAGGATGTGGGTTATCCCTCCCCTTTCAAGACCAGCAGGTGGGTTTGCAGAGGAACTTGTCAATGATTTAAGAAATTGTATAAGGTTTTGCAAAACTTAATCCTTCAGATTGTCCATTTCCCAGAAATTAGGCTGCATTTGTTATCTATACTGTGATAGAGGCTCCAGATGCCTGTTAGTGAAGAGCTACTCTAACGTTTTTATATTGTGTATCTATGCTAGTGAAAAAGAGGTGTTCTTTACAAAAGCTTACATGGCTGTCCATATAGTTAATTACTAGTCTACTCCTTGGTGCCATTTTTAGCCTGTGCTATCTCTCAGACGCGCAGATAATTCCTAGGTGCAGTTTAGGGAATAGCACAGATCGGGTTCTGTTCCCAAAACACAGTATGAATGAGGCTGCCTTTTTCTGATATGGAAGGGAGTTTAGCTATGCAGATGCAATTTGTAGATGCCGTGTATTATCATGGTCAGAGAATGGGTCCTTGTTCATTTTATTTGCTAATACATGTCTACTAATAGTGTCCTCAAGAACTTTGCGTAAGGTCCACCATATACTGGTCCAGAACAGAAGAGGTTGtactcttgtttttttccttattttctctgcTAATATACTCTGCCACGGAAGTTAGCATCAGCAGCTACCAGTCGGTATCAGTGACTCCCCAGTTCCTGGCTATTACTTCCCTTGATATTACAGTCTGTATGTGTAAAATTCCTTCATTACCTTTCCTCGTGCATCTTGCTTCTCTAGGTTTGTGCCATCCAAGTGAAAAATACTGGCAAGATGTATGCCTGCAAGAAACTGGATAAGAAAAGGTTGAAAAAGAAAGGTGGAGAGAAGATGGCACTACTGGAGAAAGAGATTCTGGAGAAGGTCACCAGCCCTTTCGTAGTCACACTAGCTTATGCCTATGAGAGCAAAAGCCATCTGTGTCTTGTCATGACTCTCATGAATGGAGGGGATTTGAAGTATCACATCTACAATGTGGGAGAAAGGGGTTTGGAAATGAACAGGGTCATCTATTACTCAGCTCAGATCACCTGTGGGATTCTGCACCTCCATTCCATCAAGATTGTGTACCGGGACATGAAACCAGAAAATGTCCTCCTGGATGATAATGGCAACTGCAGACTATCTGATCTTGGATTGGCAGTGAAAGTCAAAGAGGGAAGAAGCATCACTCAGAGGGTGAGTACAAATTCATTGAACATGGGCAGTGGGAAGGAAAGATGTTCTATTTCTAACACATTATGAGTCCAAGACTTAATTCCCCTGGATTTGTTCTTTGCTAAAGACCTTACGTGGTTATTTCATTCCAAGAGACAGGTGGTAAGAAGATTGGGTTAATTAACTCTCTAGATGCTATATGTAGTAAAATAACTTCTCTTACGCAGAAACAGAAGAATCAGCTTGACCTGTTTCTTTTAAGATAAACTCTTGAACCAGTCATTTTAGAGAGGCTAACACAAATGCTTTGTGCCTTGAGTAATAGTGCATAGTTGTTGATTGAACCAATTACTTGTTTGTTTAATGAGCACCAAAGATATGACTCCTGTATTCAGTTTTTGCTCCTAGAAGAATACAGTTTCTTCCAGATTACTCTTAAGCAATGCTACTGATCGTGTTGCAGGTGTTCATGGTGCTGCACAATAAATCATTGCCAACCTTCCTCCCCCAACAAATTCATTCCTGAAAAAGCTAGCAGACTTGATGACACTTTGCAAATGTACGTGCCTGTGCAGAAGTGCAGGAAGAAAGAGTTGGATGACCAACTGGTTTTTGCTGTGTGAATTAGACTGTGCAGCACTTCAGCTGTGCCTGTGGTCATTCCAAACTAACCCAGATTTGTAATAATGTCAAGAGGTTTACTCAGAAAGATGTATTCAGGTAGCTTAACCgtgaaaaaacatgtttcttccAAAGTGTCTGGAGCTTAAAGATCTGTATAATGAGTGTATGTGTCTGAAATACACTAAGAAcatgaagaaacagaagcaaattaTGAACTGCTCTAACTGCCTTATGTTAAACTCCCCAAATCTTTCAAGTAACTCTGTAGAAATTCAGTAGAAGAGGAGACCTTCTTGAGGCACACATGCTTGAAGTACACACGTCTTTTGACGTTGTTAATAAAGTAAATTGTAGTTAGAAGgaatatattttgtttcctgGCAATTTAAGAGGGTTGTATTATACTGGTTTTAGTTCTCAGTGGAAGAAAATGTGGAAATTGATGTATCTTTagataggaaataattttaaaatgagactGCATTGTGTTTTagatatgaaaatacagtttctgtgaAAGCTAAGGCAGGTTTTTAAACAGAACTTACGTGAAATGGGAATCTTGTTTGTGAAGATGGCATTTTGATCAGTGACCCCAAAGCTATAA
Encoded here:
- the GRK7 gene encoding rhodopsin kinase GRK7; this translates as MQKQLVSLVFFRSPHTLLAGRSAGHLQHSTWESYSFCLNHALPPQELANMCDMGGLDNLIANTAYLQARKSADGDTKEMQRRRKSLSLPRVDQCSEIRQSIAADYDSICEQQPIGKKLFREFLETVPEHLVARDFLDEVSQWELAEDSVKSSTMENMITNFLKAGSKNYLAFMSSDLASKCEAATVEDYDSVMQLAKEEAKLFLKGNPFQDFQNSSFYDRFLQWKVFEKQPITEKYFYEYRVLGKGGFGEVCAIQVKNTGKMYACKKLDKKRLKKKGGEKMALLEKEILEKVTSPFVVTLAYAYESKSHLCLVMTLMNGGDLKYHIYNVGERGLEMNRVIYYSAQITCGILHLHSIKIVYRDMKPENVLLDDNGNCRLSDLGLAVKVKEGRSITQRAGTNGYMAPEILKEEEYSYSVDWFSVGCSIYEMVAGRTPFKDFKEKVSKDEVKRRTLEDEVKFEHANFTEEAKDICQLFLAKTAENRLGSRNEDDDPRKHSFFKTINFHRLEANLVDPPFVPDPSVVYARDITDIADFSEIRGIEFDDKDKKFFKKFATGAVPIAWQEEILETGLFEELNDPNRGPRGYTNGSEAKSGVCLLL